The DNA window ATTTGAAAATTCAGGAGCTGCAAACAGCACAGATCATTTCTCAGCTCGAAAAAGGAATAATTGATATTGGTTTATTGGTAACACCATTAAACGAGACTTCAATTAAAGAATTTCCGGTCTTTTATGAGCCTTTTCTATTGTACTTGCCAAAAAGTCATCGTTTTCAGGATGAAAAACTATTATTGGCTGAAGATCTCGATCCAAGCGAAGTACTGGTTTTGGATGAAGGGCATTGTTTCAGGGATCAGGCCCTTTCCATTTGCAAAGGTGCTAAACACCGCTCCTCAATAGGATTTGATTATCAATCCGGATCAATAGAAGCCTTGAAAAATCTGGTTCAAAACGGCGTTGGCTATACGCTCGTACCGGAAATGTCGGTGATAAATGAATTGAATTCGGTACATATCAAGCGCTTTTCAAATCCCGAACCCGTGCGGGAAGTCAGCATTGTTGTCCACAGCAGTTATTTCAAGCAAACCGTGATCGATCGATTAAAAGAGATCATTCAAAAAGTAGTTCCGGCCCGCTTTTTGGAAAAGCAAAAAATTGTGGAAATGGATTGGAAATAAAAAAAGCCCAAATGTTAAAATTCGGGCTTCTTTTTCACATGAGGGCTAATTAATTTTCAACTACGCCTTCGAGCACGTCTTTTATGTCTACTCTTTGTCCGTCTTTGTATGACACGATCCAGGCATCTTTGACCCCCATTTCGCGCAAGTATTTTTTAAATGCATCGGCTTCCCAGTAATCGCGGAAAATGCCTATTGAATATTTCTTCATTCCCCCATCTTCATCGCCGGAAAAATTGGGGTTATTGTCAATAAATTTACTCAGATCCTTATTTTTAAAGGCCCCAATTTGTACCTTGAAAACGATACCTTCATTGGGATTTCCTACTGCAAAACCGGGGACGCTCTTTGGTTTCTCATTCTGCATTTGTGTTATTCTGGCCTGTAGCGATTTGTTTTTGCTTTTCAGATCAGAAATTTCGTCGTTTTTTGCCTCCAATTGGTTTTGAGCATCTTCAAGATCTGCTCTCATCATTGTGATCTGAGATTTCATTTTTTCATTGGATTCAACCAATTCCTTAAATTCATCAGGCCCCATCCTTTTCTTTTTCTTTTTCCACTCCTTCATGAGTTTTTTTAATTCTTTAGGGCTCAATTCCTCCTGAGCGCTTACATAAAGGGTAGAAAAAAGTAGGGCAAACACGATAAATAATACTCTCATTGCTTTAATAATTAGCTTAAAAATTAATTTTTATGACATAATAATACGGAAAATACCTTATTCCGTTATTTTAAACCCCCGGTCATGTTTTCAGGAACCACCCATTCATCGAATTGCTCCGAGCTTAATAACCCGAGCTCAATGGCCGCTTCTCTAAGGGTTTTATTCTCTTTATGCGCCTTTTTTGCGATTTTAGCCGCATTTTCATAACCGATATGTGTATTTAATGCCGTGACCAACATAAGCGATCGTTCCAGTTTGTCTTTGATTTCCGCATGATTGGGTTCAATGCCAATGGCGCAATTATCGTTAAAAGATTTACAGGCATCTCCTATTAATCTGGCCTGATTAAGCATATTAAAAATCATCATGGGCTTAAATACATTCAATTCAAAATGTCCTGTGGAGCCTCCTACGGCTATGGCCATATCCAGGCCAATCACCTGCGCACAAACCATGGTTAATGCTTCGCATTGGGTAGGATTTACTTTTCCGGGCATGATGGAAGAACCGGGTTCATTTTCGGGGATTAATATTTCACCAATTCCGGACCTCGGGCCTGAGGCCAACATTCTGATATCGTTGCCAATTTTCATGAGGCTTACGGCCAATTGCTTTAATGCTCCGGAAGTTTCCACGATAGCATCATGGGCCGCCAGGGCTTCAAATTTATTTTCAGCACTTCGATGTGGGTTGCCAGAGTGTTCGGCAATTTTTTTAGCCACCAGCTCCGCATAGCCTCTGGGCGTATTTAATCCCGTTCCAACAGCCGTTCCACCCAAAGCCAATTCGGATAAATGATCCAGGGTATTGTCTAATGCTTTTAAACCGTGATCCAGCTGTGAGACATAACCGGAAAATTCCTGACCTAAGGTTAAAGGTGTGGCATCCATAAAATGCGTGCGGCCTATCTTAACTACTTTTTCGAAGGCCTTTGACTTTTTATCCAATGTATCTCTTAGTTTTTTAACT is part of the Hyphobacterium sp. CCMP332 genome and encodes:
- a CDS encoding Ezrin/radixin/moesin family protein — its product is MRVLFIVFALLFSTLYVSAQEELSPKELKKLMKEWKKKKKRMGPDEFKELVESNEKMKSQITMMRADLEDAQNQLEAKNDEISDLKSKNKSLQARITQMQNEKPKSVPGFAVGNPNEGIVFKVQIGAFKNKDLSKFIDNNPNFSGDEDGGMKKYSIGIFRDYWEADAFKKYLREMGVKDAWIVSYKDGQRVDIKDVLEGVVEN
- a CDS encoding LysR family transcriptional regulator; its protein translation is MTLQQFEYIVALDEYRHYVNAAEHCFVSQPNLTMQVKKLEEEIGVRIFDRDKKPLQPTEIGKEVISRARQILRESSQLKEFVIHEKESVEGEFTIGIIPTLAPYLLPNFLPQFIKENPRVHLKIQELQTAQIISQLEKGIIDIGLLVTPLNETSIKEFPVFYEPFLLYLPKSHRFQDEKLLLAEDLDPSEVLVLDEGHCFRDQALSICKGAKHRSSIGFDYQSGSIEALKNLVQNGVGYTLVPEMSVINELNSVHIKRFSNPEPVREVSIVVHSSYFKQTVIDRLKEIIQKVVPARFLEKQKIVEMDWK
- the fumC gene encoding class II fumarate hydratase, with amino-acid sequence MSHRIENDTMGEVKVPEDKYWGAQTQRSLQNFKIGNDKMPIEIIRAFAILKKSAAQTNAELGVLDQSKADLISKVCDEILEGKLDDQFPLVVWQTGSGTQSNMNCNEVIANRAHVLQGGQLSDEKKSVHPNDDVNKSQSSNDTFPTAMHIAGYEMVVKTTIPKVKKLRDTLDKKSKAFEKVVKIGRTHFMDATPLTLGQEFSGYVSQLDHGLKALDNTLDHLSELALGGTAVGTGLNTPRGYAELVAKKIAEHSGNPHRSAENKFEALAAHDAIVETSGALKQLAVSLMKIGNDIRMLASGPRSGIGEILIPENEPGSSIMPGKVNPTQCEALTMVCAQVIGLDMAIAVGGSTGHFELNVFKPMMIFNMLNQARLIGDACKSFNDNCAIGIEPNHAEIKDKLERSLMLVTALNTHIGYENAAKIAKKAHKENKTLREAAIELGLLSSEQFDEWVVPENMTGGLK